One stretch of Corvus moneduloides isolate bCorMon1 chromosome 16, bCorMon1.pri, whole genome shotgun sequence DNA includes these proteins:
- the LUC7L gene encoding putative RNA-binding protein Luc7-like 1 isoform X2: protein MSAQAQMRALLDQLMGTARDGDETRQRVKFTDDRVCKSHLLDCCPHDILAGTRMDLGECTKIHDLALRADYEIASKERDLFFELDAMDHLESFIAECDRRTELAKKRLAETQEEISAEVSAKAEKVHELNEDIGKLLAKAEQLGAEGNVDESQKILMEVEKVRAKKKEAEEEYRNSMPASSFQQQKLRVCEVCSAYLGLHDNDRRLADHFGGKLHLGFIQIREKLDQLRKTVAEKQEKRNQDRLRRREEREREERMGRRSGSRNRDRRRSRSRERRRRRSRSASRERRKSRSRSRDRHRRHRSRSRSHSRGHRRGSRDRSSKHKKEVWTIRK from the exons ATGTCGGCCCAGGCACAGATGCGGGCCCTGCTGGACCAGCTCATGGGCACGGCCCGGGACG GAGATGAAACCAGACAAAGGGTGAAGTTTACGGACGATCGTGTGTGCAAGAGCCACCTTCTGGATTGCTGTCCCCATGATATCCTGGCTGGAACA cGAATGGACCTGGGAGAATGTACAAAGATCCATGACTTGGCTCTGCGAGCAGATTATGAGATTGCAAGTAAAGAGAGAGACCTGTTTTTTGAGCTGGAT GCGATGGATCACCTGGAATCCTTCATTGCAGAGTGTGACAGGAGAACAGAACTGGCCAAGAAACGCCTGGCTGAGACACAGGAAGAGATCAGTGCTGAAGTGTCTGCAAAG GCAGAGAAAGTACATGAGCTGAACGAAGACATTGGAAAACTCCTAGCTAAAGCTGAACAGCTGGGAGCTGAAGGAAATGTTGATGAGTCTCAAAAGATCCTGATGGAAGTGGAGAAAGTCCgagcaaaaaagaaagaggcagag GAAGAATACCGAAATTCAATGCCTGCATCCagtttccagcagcagaagctgcgTGTGTGTGAAGTCTGTTCAGCATATCTGGGTCTCCATGACAACGACCGGCGTCTTGCTGACCACTTTGGAGGCAAATTACACTTGGGTTTCATTCAGATTCGTGAGAAACTGGATCAGCTGAGG aaaaCAGTGgcagaaaagcaagagaagagaAACCAGGATCGTTTGAGacggagagaggagagagaacgAGAGGAGAGGATGGGCAGACG GTCTGGATCAAGAAATAGAGATCGCCGAAG ATCACGGTCTCGGGAGCGGAGGCGAAGACGCTCCAGATCAGCTTCCCGGGAACGGCGGAAGTCTCGCTCCCGGTCCCGGGACCGACACAGGCGCCACCGGAGCCGTTCCCGCAGCCACAGCAGAGGTCACCGCCGGGGGTCCAGAGACAGGAGTTCAAAACACAA aaaagaagtttgGACAATTAGGAAGTGA
- the LUC7L gene encoding putative RNA-binding protein Luc7-like 1 isoform X1, which translates to MSAQAQMRALLDQLMGTARDGDETRQRVKFTDDRVCKSHLLDCCPHDILAGTRMDLGECTKIHDLALRADYEIASKERDLFFELDAMDHLESFIAECDRRTELAKKRLAETQEEISAEVSAKAEKVHELNEDIGKLLAKAEQLGAEGNVDESQKILMEVEKVRAKKKEAEEEYRNSMPASSFQQQKLRVCEVCSAYLGLHDNDRRLADHFGGKLHLGFIQIREKLDQLRKTVAEKQEKRNQDRLRRREEREREERMGRRSGSRNRDRRRSRSRERRRRRSRSASRERRKSRSRSRDRHRRHRSRSRSHSRGHRRGSRDRSSKHKSSRDRSSREKSRDRERKEKSSSERRHESTNGKSRSKRSEEREAGEI; encoded by the exons ATGTCGGCCCAGGCACAGATGCGGGCCCTGCTGGACCAGCTCATGGGCACGGCCCGGGACG GAGATGAAACCAGACAAAGGGTGAAGTTTACGGACGATCGTGTGTGCAAGAGCCACCTTCTGGATTGCTGTCCCCATGATATCCTGGCTGGAACA cGAATGGACCTGGGAGAATGTACAAAGATCCATGACTTGGCTCTGCGAGCAGATTATGAGATTGCAAGTAAAGAGAGAGACCTGTTTTTTGAGCTGGAT GCGATGGATCACCTGGAATCCTTCATTGCAGAGTGTGACAGGAGAACAGAACTGGCCAAGAAACGCCTGGCTGAGACACAGGAAGAGATCAGTGCTGAAGTGTCTGCAAAG GCAGAGAAAGTACATGAGCTGAACGAAGACATTGGAAAACTCCTAGCTAAAGCTGAACAGCTGGGAGCTGAAGGAAATGTTGATGAGTCTCAAAAGATCCTGATGGAAGTGGAGAAAGTCCgagcaaaaaagaaagaggcagag GAAGAATACCGAAATTCAATGCCTGCATCCagtttccagcagcagaagctgcgTGTGTGTGAAGTCTGTTCAGCATATCTGGGTCTCCATGACAACGACCGGCGTCTTGCTGACCACTTTGGAGGCAAATTACACTTGGGTTTCATTCAGATTCGTGAGAAACTGGATCAGCTGAGG aaaaCAGTGgcagaaaagcaagagaagagaAACCAGGATCGTTTGAGacggagagaggagagagaacgAGAGGAGAGGATGGGCAGACG GTCTGGATCAAGAAATAGAGATCGCCGAAG ATCACGGTCTCGGGAGCGGAGGCGAAGACGCTCCAGATCAGCTTCCCGGGAACGGCGGAAGTCTCGCTCCCGGTCCCGGGACCGACACAGGCGCCACCGGAGCCGTTCCCGCAGCCACAGCAGAGGTCACCGCCGGGGGTCCAGAGACAGGAGTTCAAAACACAA ATCTTCTAGAGATCGATCTTCAAGAGAAAAGTCCCgagacagagagaggaaagagaagagctCTTCTGAGAGGCGGCATGAGAGCACAAATGGCAAATCTCGTTCCAAGAGGTcagaagagagagaagctggCGAGATCTGA
- the LUC7L gene encoding putative RNA-binding protein Luc7-like 1 isoform X3, with protein MDLGECTKIHDLALRADYEIASKERDLFFELDAMDHLESFIAECDRRTELAKKRLAETQEEISAEVSAKAEKVHELNEDIGKLLAKAEQLGAEGNVDESQKILMEVEKVRAKKKEAEEEYRNSMPASSFQQQKLRVCEVCSAYLGLHDNDRRLADHFGGKLHLGFIQIREKLDQLRKTVAEKQEKRNQDRLRRREEREREERMGRRSGSRNRDRRRSRSRERRRRRSRSASRERRKSRSRSRDRHRRHRSRSRSHSRGHRRGSRDRSSKHKSSRDRSSREKSRDRERKEKSSSERRHESTNGKSRSKRSEEREAGEI; from the exons ATGGACCTGGGAGAATGTACAAAGATCCATGACTTGGCTCTGCGAGCAGATTATGAGATTGCAAGTAAAGAGAGAGACCTGTTTTTTGAGCTGGAT GCGATGGATCACCTGGAATCCTTCATTGCAGAGTGTGACAGGAGAACAGAACTGGCCAAGAAACGCCTGGCTGAGACACAGGAAGAGATCAGTGCTGAAGTGTCTGCAAAG GCAGAGAAAGTACATGAGCTGAACGAAGACATTGGAAAACTCCTAGCTAAAGCTGAACAGCTGGGAGCTGAAGGAAATGTTGATGAGTCTCAAAAGATCCTGATGGAAGTGGAGAAAGTCCgagcaaaaaagaaagaggcagag GAAGAATACCGAAATTCAATGCCTGCATCCagtttccagcagcagaagctgcgTGTGTGTGAAGTCTGTTCAGCATATCTGGGTCTCCATGACAACGACCGGCGTCTTGCTGACCACTTTGGAGGCAAATTACACTTGGGTTTCATTCAGATTCGTGAGAAACTGGATCAGCTGAGG aaaaCAGTGgcagaaaagcaagagaagagaAACCAGGATCGTTTGAGacggagagaggagagagaacgAGAGGAGAGGATGGGCAGACG GTCTGGATCAAGAAATAGAGATCGCCGAAG ATCACGGTCTCGGGAGCGGAGGCGAAGACGCTCCAGATCAGCTTCCCGGGAACGGCGGAAGTCTCGCTCCCGGTCCCGGGACCGACACAGGCGCCACCGGAGCCGTTCCCGCAGCCACAGCAGAGGTCACCGCCGGGGGTCCAGAGACAGGAGTTCAAAACACAA ATCTTCTAGAGATCGATCTTCAAGAGAAAAGTCCCgagacagagagaggaaagagaagagctCTTCTGAGAGGCGGCATGAGAGCACAAATGGCAAATCTCGTTCCAAGAGGTcagaagagagagaagctggCGAGATCTGA